Proteins co-encoded in one Capsicum annuum cultivar UCD-10X-F1 chromosome 9, UCD10Xv1.1, whole genome shotgun sequence genomic window:
- the LOC124887072 gene encoding uncharacterized protein LOC124887072, with the protein MGIFFDVLLKVDKFILPMDFVVLDCEMDQDVPIILGRPLLATGKAIVDLELGEMKFKVHKDEFSFKICKSKKQTVELQVVSVVDVENEKINKKDFPRTKLLPERGICLENVPEKLPTKSETKPSVDRRSGSSGAEMELRLLEIEGTSQNWSSFGCCGCWLPGGRYRRSCG; encoded by the exons ATGGGTATATTTTTTGACGTCCTTCTGAAAGTGGATAAGTTCATTCTCCCGATGGATTTTGTGGTATTAGATTGTGAAATGGACCAAGATGTGCCTATAATTCTTGGTCGTCCTTTGTTAGCCACTGGGAAAGCCATTGTTGATCTAGAATTGGGGGAGATGAAATTTAAAGTGCATAAAGATGAGTTCTCTTTCAAAATCTGCAAGTCAAAAAAGCAAACTGTGGAGTTGCAAGTAGTATCTGTGGTGGATGTTGAAAATGAGAAGATAAATAAAAA GGATTTTCCAAGGACAAAGTTGTTGCCTGAGAGAGGAATTTGCTTGGAAAATGTGCCGGAGAAACTACCG ACCAAGTCGGAAACCAAGCCCAGCGTTGACCGACGTTCAGGGAGTTCCGGTGCTGAGATGGAGCTGCGGCTACTAGAGATCGAGGGAACTAGTCAGAACTGGTCGTCGTTTGGGTGCTGCGGCTGCTGGCTACCAGGTGGCAGGTACAGACGGAGCTGCGGCTAA